A portion of the Nyctibius grandis isolate bNycGra1 chromosome 31, bNycGra1.pri, whole genome shotgun sequence genome contains these proteins:
- the FAM174C gene encoding protein FAM174C isoform X3, with translation MLRPEPLCLLLLLLLHAARATSPAPPAAPSSLNGTELPRAAAGNGTLPGPPPGSRRPPVSGLAPVSGLPVLKRAVYVLSALSALAALYFLLRAFRLKKPQRKKYGLLSSYDENIEMASLDSDEDTVFETRNVRR, from the exons atGCTGCGGCCGGagcccctctgcctcctcctcctcctcctcctgcacgCCGCCCGGGCCACCTCCCCCGCTCCTCCGGCCGCCCCGAGCTCCCTCAACGGCACGGAGCTGCCGCGGGCGGCCGCGGGTAACGGGACGCTGCCGGGCCCGCCGCCGGGATCGCGGCGACCGCCGGTGTCGGGGCTGGCGCCGGTGTCGGGGCTGCCGGTGCTGAAGCGGGCGGTGTACGTGCTGAGTGCGCTCTCGGCGCTGGCCGCACTCTATTTCCTCCTGCGGGCGTTCCG GTTGAAGAAGCCTCAGCGGAAGAAGTACGGGCTGCTGTCGAGTTACGACGAGAACATAGAGATGGCCTCCTTGGACAGCGACGAGGACACGGTGTTTGAAACGCGGAACGTGAGGCG
- the CIRBP gene encoding cold-inducible RNA-binding protein isoform X3: protein MASDEGKLFVGGLSFDTNEQSLEQVFSKYGQISEVVVVKDRETQRSRGFGFVTFENIDDAKDAMMAMNGKSVDGRQIRVDQAGKSSENRSRGYRGGASGGRGFFRGSRGRGRGFSRGGGDRGYGGGRFDSRSGGYNGSRDYYNSSRSQGGYGDRSSGGSYRDSYDSYG from the exons ATGGCATCAGATGAGGGAAAGCTCTTTGTCGGCGGGCTGAGTTTTGACACCAATGAGCAGTCGTTGGAACAAGTCTTCTCTAAATACGGACAAATCTCGGAAG TTGTTGTGGTGAAAGACAGAGAGACTCAGAGATCCAGAGGTTTTGGCTTTGTTACATTTGAAAACATAGATGATGCTAAAGATGCAATGATGGCCATGAACGGAAAG TCTGTAGACGGACGTCAGATCAGAGTTGATCAGGCTGGAAAATCGTCAGAGAACAGATCTCGTGGATACAGAGGGGGGGCTTCTGGGGGCAGAGGCTTTTTCCGTGGCAGCAGAGGTCGGGGCCGCGGCTTCTCGAGAG GAGGTGGAGACAGAGGCTATGGTGGAGGCAGATTTGATTCCAGAAGCGGAGGATACAATGGCTCCAGAGACTACTATAATAGCAG CAGGAGTCAAGGTGGCTATGGCGACAGGTCTTCAGGAGGATCCTACAGAGACAGCTACGACAGTTACG GCTGA
- the CIRBP gene encoding cold-inducible RNA-binding protein isoform X2 — protein MASDEGKLFVGGLSFDTNEQSLEQVFSKYGQISEVVVVKDRETQRSRGFGFVTFENIDDAKDAMMAMNGKSVDGRQIRVDQAGKSSENRSRGYRGGASGGRGFFRGSRGRGRGFSRGGGDRGYGGGRFDSRSGGYNGSRDYYNSRSQGGYGDRSSGGSYRDSYDSYATHNE, from the exons ATGGCATCAGATGAGGGAAAGCTCTTTGTCGGCGGGCTGAGTTTTGACACCAATGAGCAGTCGTTGGAACAAGTCTTCTCTAAATACGGACAAATCTCGGAAG TTGTTGTGGTGAAAGACAGAGAGACTCAGAGATCCAGAGGTTTTGGCTTTGTTACATTTGAAAACATAGATGATGCTAAAGATGCAATGATGGCCATGAACGGAAAG TCTGTAGACGGACGTCAGATCAGAGTTGATCAGGCTGGAAAATCGTCAGAGAACAGATCTCGTGGATACAGAGGGGGGGCTTCTGGGGGCAGAGGCTTTTTCCGTGGCAGCAGAGGTCGGGGCCGCGGCTTCTCGAGAG GAGGTGGAGACAGAGGCTATGGTGGAGGCAGATTTGATTCCAGAAGCGGAGGATACAATGGCTCCAGAGACTACTATAATAGCAG GAGTCAAGGTGGCTATGGCGACAGGTCTTCAGGAGGATCCTACAGAGACAGCTACGACAGTTACG CTACACACAACGAGTAA
- the FAM174C gene encoding protein FAM174C isoform X2 — translation MLRPEPLCLLLLLLLHAARATSPAPPAAPSSLNGTELPRAAAGNGTLPGPPPGSRRPPVSGLAPVSGLPVLKRAVYVLSALSALAALYFLLRAFRPRSEGPRHERNTRFRLKKPQRKKYGLLSSYDENIEMASLDSDEDTVFETRNVRR, via the exons atGCTGCGGCCGGagcccctctgcctcctcctcctcctcctcctgcacgCCGCCCGGGCCACCTCCCCCGCTCCTCCGGCCGCCCCGAGCTCCCTCAACGGCACGGAGCTGCCGCGGGCGGCCGCGGGTAACGGGACGCTGCCGGGCCCGCCGCCGGGATCGCGGCGACCGCCGGTGTCGGGGCTGGCGCCGGTGTCGGGGCTGCCGGTGCTGAAGCGGGCGGTGTACGTGCTGAGTGCGCTCTCGGCGCTGGCCGCACTCTATTTCCTCCTGCGGGCGTTCCG CCCTAGGTCAGAGGGACCCAGACACGAGCGCAACACTCGTTTCAGGTTGAAGAAGCCTCAGCGGAAGAAGTACGGGCTGCTGTCGAGTTACGACGAGAACATAGAGATGGCCTCCTTGGACAGCGACGAGGACACGGTGTTTGAAACGCGGAACGTGAGGCGGTGA
- the CIRBP gene encoding cold-inducible RNA-binding protein isoform X1 yields the protein MASDEGKLFVGGLSFDTNEQSLEQVFSKYGQISEVVVVKDRETQRSRGFGFVTFENIDDAKDAMMAMNGKSVDGRQIRVDQAGKSSENRSRGYRGGASGGRGFFRGSRGRGRGFSRGGGDRGYGGGRFDSRSGGYNGSRDYYNSSRSQGGYGDRSSGGSYRDSYDSYATHNE from the exons ATGGCATCAGATGAGGGAAAGCTCTTTGTCGGCGGGCTGAGTTTTGACACCAATGAGCAGTCGTTGGAACAAGTCTTCTCTAAATACGGACAAATCTCGGAAG TTGTTGTGGTGAAAGACAGAGAGACTCAGAGATCCAGAGGTTTTGGCTTTGTTACATTTGAAAACATAGATGATGCTAAAGATGCAATGATGGCCATGAACGGAAAG TCTGTAGACGGACGTCAGATCAGAGTTGATCAGGCTGGAAAATCGTCAGAGAACAGATCTCGTGGATACAGAGGGGGGGCTTCTGGGGGCAGAGGCTTTTTCCGTGGCAGCAGAGGTCGGGGCCGCGGCTTCTCGAGAG GAGGTGGAGACAGAGGCTATGGTGGAGGCAGATTTGATTCCAGAAGCGGAGGATACAATGGCTCCAGAGACTACTATAATAGCAG CAGGAGTCAAGGTGGCTATGGCGACAGGTCTTCAGGAGGATCCTACAGAGACAGCTACGACAGTTACG CTACACACAACGAGTAA
- the FAM174C gene encoding protein FAM174C isoform X1 has product MLRPEPLCLLLLLLLHAARATSPAPPAAPSSLNGTELPRAAAGNGTLPGPPPGSRRPPVSGLAPVSGLPVLKRAVYVLSALSALAALYFLLRAFRPRSEGPRHERNTRFRLKKPQRKKYGLLSSYDENIEMASLDSDEDTVFETRNVRR; this is encoded by the exons atGCTGCGGCCGGagcccctctgcctcctcctcctcctcctcctgcacgCCGCCCGGGCCACCTCCCCCGCTCCTCCGGCCGCCCCGAGCTCCCTCAACGGCACGGAGCTGCCGCGGGCGGCCGCGGGTAACGGGACGCTGCCGGGCCCGCCGCCGGGATCGCGGCGACCGCCGGTGTCGGGGCTGGCGCCGGTGTCGGGGCTGCCGGTGCTGAAGCGGGCGGTGTACGTGCTGAGTGCGCTCTCGGCGCTGGCCGCACTCTATTTCCTCCTGCGGGCGTTCCG CCCTAGGTCAGAGGGACCCAGACACGAGCGCAACACTCGTTTCAGGTTGAAGAAGCCTCAGCGGAAGAAGTACGGGCTGCTGTCGAGTTACGACGAGAACATAGAGATGGCCTCCTTGGACAGCGACGAGGACACGGTGTTTGAAACGCGGAACGTGAGGCG
- the CIRBP gene encoding cold-inducible RNA-binding protein isoform X4, whose translation MASDEGKLFVGGLSFDTNEQSLEQVFSKYGQISEVVVVKDRETQRSRGFGFVTFENIDDAKDAMMAMNGKSVDGRQIRVDQAGKSSENRSRGYRGGASGGRGFFRGSRGRGRGFSRGGGDRGYGGGRFDSRSGGYNGSRDYYNSRSQGGYGDRSSGGSYRDSYDSYG comes from the exons ATGGCATCAGATGAGGGAAAGCTCTTTGTCGGCGGGCTGAGTTTTGACACCAATGAGCAGTCGTTGGAACAAGTCTTCTCTAAATACGGACAAATCTCGGAAG TTGTTGTGGTGAAAGACAGAGAGACTCAGAGATCCAGAGGTTTTGGCTTTGTTACATTTGAAAACATAGATGATGCTAAAGATGCAATGATGGCCATGAACGGAAAG TCTGTAGACGGACGTCAGATCAGAGTTGATCAGGCTGGAAAATCGTCAGAGAACAGATCTCGTGGATACAGAGGGGGGGCTTCTGGGGGCAGAGGCTTTTTCCGTGGCAGCAGAGGTCGGGGCCGCGGCTTCTCGAGAG GAGGTGGAGACAGAGGCTATGGTGGAGGCAGATTTGATTCCAGAAGCGGAGGATACAATGGCTCCAGAGACTACTATAATAGCAG GAGTCAAGGTGGCTATGGCGACAGGTCTTCAGGAGGATCCTACAGAGACAGCTACGACAGTTACG GCTGA